A region from the Coffea eugenioides isolate CCC68of chromosome 9, Ceug_1.0, whole genome shotgun sequence genome encodes:
- the LOC113783235 gene encoding MDIS1-interacting receptor like kinase 1-like: MVSTNIRNDQSSLLVLISHISVDPIQILAKNWSVSSSVCDWIGVTYGSRHHRVTALDISHLGLTGILPSHLGNLPFLVCLNTSRNSFHGGLPNEFPRLRRLKVLDLGYNRLSGEIPEWSGSFPKLQYLSLRDNSFTGLIPPSISNMSNLRSLYLSNNSLEGNIPGEIFNISSLEMISLGDNRLSGSLPNYMCAHLPRLRVIALSKNELSGPIQSSLVQCSELQVVSFSFNKFSGTIPKQLGKLKKLELIYFSRNKLVGEIPKQLGNSTMLQFLDLAENHLTASMQIKDYATPLPHISLTDERGGPQSKSLSLHVYKPAVGALAESFIPLEGCFHPENWTSKCSKEVVAPSTFSTTSREEEVVVLNSSLHNGDPEIAKFTLPFVGFNVDKAT; this comes from the exons ATGGTATCAACCAACATAAGAAATGATCAATCATCTCTTCTTGTCCTGATAAGTCACATTTCAGTTGACCCTATACAAATCTTGGCAAAAAACTGGTCTGTTTCCTCTTCTGTTTGTGACTGGATTGGAGTTACCTATGGCTCTCGTCATCACAGAGTGACCGCCCTAGACATTTCGCACTTGGGGCTTACCGGCATCTTACCATCACACCTAGGAAACCTGCCATTTCTTGTTTGTCTTAATACGAGTAGGAACAGTTTCCATGGAGGATTGCCGAATGAATTTCCTCGGTTGCGCCGACTAAAGGTACTTGATTTAGGCTATAACAGACTTTCTGGAGAAATTCCTGAGTGGAGTGGTTCATTTCCTAAACTTCAATACTTGTCCCTCAGAGACAACAGTTTCACTGGCCTAATCCCGCCTTCCATTTCGAACATGTCAAATCTGAGAAGTTTATACCTTTCAAACAACTCTCTTGAAGGTAACATTCCGGGAGAGATCTTCAACATTTCCTCACTGGAAATGATTTCGTTGGGAGATAATCGCTTATCTGGAAGTCTTCCAAATTATATGTGTGCCCATCTTCCGAGACTAAGAGTCATTGCCCTATCAAAGAATGAATTGAGTGGTCCAATACAATCAAGCTTAGTCCAGTGTTCAGAACTTCAGGTTGTGTCCTTTTCGTTCAACAAGTTTAGTGGAACCATACCAAAACAACTTGGGAAGCTGAAGAAACTTGAGCTAATATACTTCTCCAGGAACAAATTAGTAG GTGAAATTCCAAAACAGCTTGGAAATTCAACCATGCTCCAATTCTTGGACTTAGCTGAAAACCACCTGACAG caagcatgcaaatcaaggaCTATGCCACGCCATTGCCCCATATCTCATTGACGGATGAAAGGGGAGGGCCTCAATCAAAGAGCTTGTCGCTACATGTGTATAAACCAGCTGTTGGGGCGCTCGCCGAATCTTTTATACCTCTTGAAGGATGCTTTCATCCCGAAAATTGGACTAGCAAGTGTTCTAAGGAAGTGGTGGCACCATCGACTTTCTCCACTACCTCGAGGGAAGAAGAAGTGGTCGTATTAAACTCGTCACTTCACaatggagatccagaaatagccaaattcacgcTTCCGTTCGTGGGATTCAATGTTGACAAAGCTACATGA
- the LOC113783234 gene encoding receptor kinase-like protein Xa21 has translation METIIYHFPFGLLLLCILSASIAISATNITTDQFALLSLRAQITTTDPHHILAKNWSSGSSICEWIGVTCGSRHRRVIGLNISNMGLTGIIPPQLGNLSFLVSLDVSTNNFHGEVPHEFAGLHRLRVLNLDVNNLEGYFPPWIDSFHELQYLTLRNNSFTGPILPSISNMSKLVTLRLSNNTLQGNIPKELFNISSLEIIDLKGNSLSGSIPDSVCDRLGSLIELDLSFNQLNGHIPSSLGECSQLQMLSLSGNHFISGYIPKELGNLKMLHSLDLAGNRLEGAIPKGIGNATMLKSLNFDYNNITGATPKEIGNATLLRYLNFGHNNITGAIPREISNLHNLEFLSFEMNKLTGSIPVEIFNLSMMRIFGFGMNQLSGNLPSTMCRMLPNLEQLYLEINNFTGSIPNSISNSSRLNLIELSHNFFTGFIPHSLGELRFLEVLNLCSNNLVSDSSSPELGFITLMTNSERLTMLEMCENPFNATLPNSAWNHSSPLQYLYVYSSGIKGSIPDGIGNLSSLVTLSMKNNHLTGSFPDRMQDLQKLQGVDLLRNKLSEITLNSFCVFRYLVGIHLDENQISGSIPECLGNVTSLRDLSLGFNRLNSTIPATLWQLKDLVELNLSSNLLSGSLPPEVSSLKIATAIDLSMNRFSGDIPTTIGKMQNLNYLSLSHNRLHGSIPESIGTMLSLQSLDISHNLLSGSIPRSMETLEYLTYLNVSFNNLTGEIPSGGPFRNFTSDAFISNAALCGAQRFHVPPCPRIPSHRSKTKKVHRTIFILLGVIIAMGAISFGFVYLRCRRKDKLSSGEDLSLVARPERLSYFKLLQATNGYSESNLLGTGSFGSVYKGTLDDGRVVAVKVFNLELEGAFKSFDAECEVLRNLRHRNLTKVIGSCSNPDFKALVLEFMPNGSLEKWLCSHNDCLDIMQRLDILIDVATALQYLHCEYSTPVAHCDLKPGNVLLDETMVAHVSDFGIAKLLGQDNITFTKTLATLGYLAPEYGLEGLVSTKCDVYSFGIMMMEVFTRTNPNDERFGEKISLKSWVNDCVPNGITHILDANLLRANDGEYFIEKLDCISSMMKVALNCTMESPRERSNIQDVLVALKKIKLQLLPYKGP, from the exons ATGGAGACAATTATCTACCATTTCCCTTTTGGCTTACTGTTACTATGCATTCTTTCAGCTTCCATAGCCATTTCCGCGACCAATATTACCACTGATCAATTTGCTCTTCTTTCCTTGAGAGCTCAGATCACCACTACAGATCCTCACCACATCTTGGCCAAAAATTGGTCTTCTGGTTCTTCTATATGTGAGTGGATTGGAGTCACTTGTGGCTCTCGTCATCGTAGAGTGATTGGCTTAAACATTTCAAACATGGGTCTTACCGGCATCATCCCTCCACAACTGGGAAATCTGTCATTTCTTGTGTCTCTTGACGTGAGCACTAACAATTTCCATGGCGAAGTACCACATGAGTTTGCAGGGTTGCATCGATTACGAGTGCTTAATCTTGATGTCAACAACTTGGAGGGATATTTTCCTCCCTGGATTGACTCCTTTCATGAACTTCAATACCTGACCCTCAGAAACAACAGCTTCACCGGTCCTATCCTGCCTTCCATCTCAAACATGTCAAAGCTAGTGACTTTACGTCTTTCGAACAACACCCTGCAAGGAAACATTCCCAAAGAGCTATTCAATATTTCCTCGCTGGAAATTATTGACCTCAAGGGAAATAGCCTCTCTGGTAGTATTCCAGATAGTGTGTGTGACCGTCTTGGGAGTCTGATAGAGCTTGACTTATCCTTCAATCAATTAAATGGTCACATTCCATCAAGTTTAGGTGAATGTTCACAACTTCAAATGTTGTCCTTGTCTGGCAACCACTTTATAAGTGGATACATACCCAAGGAACTTGGGAACTTGAAGATGCTTCACAGTCTAGATTTGGCAGGGAACAGATTAGAAG GTGCGATTCCAAAAGGAATTGGTAATGCAACTATGCTCAAGTCGCTAAATTTTGATTACAACAACATAACAG GTGCAACTCCAAAAGAAATTGGTAATGCAACTCTGCTTAGATACCTAAACTTTGGTCATAACAACATAACAG GTGCCATACCACGAGAGATCAGCAACTTACATAATCTGGAATTTCTCTCATTTGAGATGAATAAATTAACTGGTTCTATCCCTGTGGAGATATTCAATCTCTCAATGATGAgaatttttggatttggaatgaatcAACTTTCAGGCAATCTTCCATCAACAATGTGTCGTATGCTTCCCAATTTAGAACAACTTTATCTCGAGATCAATAACTTTACTGGTTCTATCCCCAACTCAATCTCGAATTCTTCTAGACTTAATCTCATAGAACTCTCTCATAACTTTTTCACCGGTTTTATTCCTCACTCCCTTGGAGAACTaagatttcttgaagttctgAACCTATGTAGCAACAATTTGGTGAGTGACTCTTCATCTCCAGAATTGGGTTTCATCACTTTGATGACAAATAGTGAGCGTTTGACAATGTTAGAGATGTGTGAAAACCCATTCAATGCCACTCTTCCAAATTCTGCTTGGAATCATTCTTCCCCCCTTCAATATTTATATGTATACAGTAGTGGAATCAAAGGCAGCATTCCTGATGGAATTGGCAATTTGAGCAGTTTGGTTACACTAAGTATGAAAAATAATCATTTGACCGGATCATTCCCAGATAGAATGCAAGACTTGCAAAAACTTCAAGGAGTAGACCTTTTAAGGAACAAACTAAGCGAAATCACCCTGAATTCCTTTTGTGTTTTCCGATACTTGGTGGGAATACACCTGGATGAAAATCAAATTTCAGGATCAATTCCAGAGTGCTTGGGAAATGTTACTTCTTTGAGAGATCTTTCTCTAGGTTTCAACAGATTAAACTCTACTATACCAGCAACCTTATGGCAGCTAAAAGATCTCGTGGAGCTGAATCTCTCCTCAAATTTGCTGAGTGGTTCTCTGCCTCCGGAAGTGAGTAGCTTAAAGATTGCAACAGCAATAGATTTGTCAATGAATCGCTTCTCAGGTGACATTCCTACCACAATTGGAAAAATGCAGAACTTGAATTATCTTTCTTTATCACACAACAGATTGCATGGATCAATTCCAGAGTCAATTGGTACTATGTTGAGCTTGCAGTCTTTGGATATATCACACAACCTCCTCTCTGGTTCGATTCCGAGATCCATGGAGACCCTTGAGTATCTTACATACTTGAACGTCTCTTTTAACAATTTAACTGGTGAAATTCCTTCTGGAGGCCCTTTTAGAAACTTCACCTCTGATGCCTTCATTTCCAATGCAGCGCTATGTGGAGCTCAAAGGTTCCATGTCCCCCCATGCCCAAGAATTCCATCTCATAGATCAAAAACCAAAAAGGTGCATCGAACCATTTTTATCTTACTAGGGGTAATAATAGCAATGGGTGCGATATCCTTTGGATTTGTTTACCTAAGATGCCGAAGGAAGGATAAACTTTCCAGTGGAGAAGATTTATCCTTAGTTGCAAGACCAGAAAGACTTTCATATTTCAAGCTTCTACAAGCTACTAATGGGTACAGTGAAAGCAATTTGCTAGGAACAGGAAGCTTTGGATCTGTTTATAAAGGTACTCTTGACGATGGGAGGGTAGTGGCTGTAAAAGTGTTCAATTTAGAGCTAGAAGGCGCATTCAAGAGCTTCGATGCAGAATGTGAAGTATTGCGTAATCTTCGCCATCGGAACCTCACAAAAGTCATTGGTAGTTGCTCTAACCCTGACTTTAAGGCATTAGTGCTCGAGTTCATGCCTAATGGAAGCCTTGAGAAGTGGTTGTGTTCCCACAATGATTGTCTTGACATCATGCAAAGATTGGACATATTGATTGATGTGGCAACTGCATTGCAATATCTGCACTGTGAGTATTCTACTCCAGTAGCTCATTGTGACTTGAAGCCTGGAAATGTCCTGCTAGATGAAACTATGGTCGCCCATGTCAGTGACTTTGGTATTGCAAAGCTGTTGGGCCAGGACAACATTACATTCACCAAAACACTAGCCACACTTGGTTATCTTGCACCAG AGTATGGATTGGAAGGATTAGTATCAACAAAGTGTGATGTTTATAGTTTTGGAATTATGATGATGGAAGTCTTCACAAGAACAAATCCCAATGATGAAAGGTTTGGTGAAAAGATAAGCCTGAAGAGTTGGGTGAATGATTGTGTGCCTAATGGTATAACTCATATTCTAGATGCTAATTTGCTAAGGGCCAATGATGGAGAATACTTCATTGAGAAGCTGGATTGCATTTCATCCATGATGAAAGTGGCTTTAAATTGCACAATGGAGTCCCCAAGAGAGAGAAGCAATATTCAAGATGTTCTTGTAGCATTGAAGAAGATCAAACTTCAGCTACTGCCATATAAAG GCCCTTGA
- the LOC113783013 gene encoding phenylalanine--tRNA ligase, chloroplastic/mitochondrial-like — translation MALTFAQYSSTIFSRSSLLFLHNNGLRSFALSTPLLFSSSFSTSSPALSAHKLGRSKWRPPVASILEVAGVKVAKEEIVRDDPTNNVPDTIFSKLGMQLHRRDQHPIGIVKNVIYDYFDTNYPNKFDKFDDLFPIVSVKQNFDDVLVPADHVSRSYNDTYYVDSQTVLRCHTSAHQAELLSKGHSNFLVTGDVYRRDSIDSTHYPVFHQMEGVRVFSPHDWEGSGTDGTSYAAGDLKKCLEGLARHLFGAVEMRWVDTYFPFTDPSFELEIYFQENWLEVLGCGVTEQEILKQTGRTKNVAWAFGLGLERLAMVLFDIPDIRLFWSDDERFTSQFSKGQLGVKFKPFSKYPPCYKDISFWISDSFTENNLCELVRGIAGDLVEEVKLIDNFANKKGMTSHCYRIVYRSMERSLTDDEINDLQWKVRDQVESKLNVVIR, via the exons ATGGCATTAACATTTGCTCAATACTcctccaccatcttttcaagatCCTCTCTTCTTTTCCTCCACAATAATGGATTAAGGAGCTTTGCTCTTTCAACCCCTTtgttattttcttcttctttttctactTCCTCTCCCGCTCTTTCTGCACACAAATTGGGTCGTTCGAAGTGGAGGCCACCAGTGGCCTCAATTCTTGAAGTTGCTGGCGTCAAAGTTGCCAAAGAAG AAATCGTGAGAGATGACCCAACAAATAATGTTCCAGATACCATATTCTCTAAGCTTGGAATGCAACTCCACAGGAGGGATCAGCATCCAATTGGCATCGTTAAGAATGTGATCTATGACTATTTTGATACCAACTACCCTAACAAATTCGACAAGTTTGATGATCTCTTCCCAATAGTTTCTGTTAAACAG AACTTTGATGATGTCTTGGTTCCTGCTGACCATGTCAGCAGAAGTTATAATGATACATACTATGTGGATTCTCAAACTGTGTTGAGATGCCATACAAGTGCACATCAAGCTGAGCTATTGAGTAAGGGGCACTCCAATTTTCTTGTTACTGGAGATGTCTATCGCAGAGACTCAATCGATTCAACTCACTACCCCGTATTCCATCAG ATGGAAGGGGTTCGGGTTTTTAGCCCTCATGATTGGGAGGGATCTGGGACAGATGGTACCTCGTATGCTGCTGGAGATCTCAAAAAATGCCTTGAGGGACTGGCGCGTCACTTGTTTG GTGCTGTTGAAATGCGCTGGGTTGACACGTATTTCCCCTTCACAGATCCATCTTTTGAGCTGGAAATATATTTTCAG GAAAATTGGTTGGAGGTTTTGGGCTGCGGTGTAACGGAGCAGGAAATATTGAAGCAAACTGGTAGAACAAAAAATGTTGCTTGGGCTTTTGGTCTTGGATTGGAGCGATTAGCAATGGTGCTCTTTGATATTCCAGACATTCGACTTTTCTGGTCTGATGATGAGCGTTTCACTTCTCAA TTTTCCAAAGGACAGCTAGGGGTGAAGTTTAAGCCATTTTCAAAG TATCCTCCTTGCTACAAAGACATTAGTTTCTGGATTAGTGATTCATTCACTGAAAATAATCTCTGCGAACTTGTAAGAGGAATAGCTGGCGATCTTGTGGAGGAG GTGAAACTTATAGACAACTTCGCCAACAAGAAAGGAATGACCAGTCACTGCTATAGGATTGTATATCGCTCTATGGAGCGGTCACTCACAGatgatgaaataaatgatttgCAG TGGAAAGTTAGAGATCAGGTTGAAAGCAAGCTGAACGTTGTTATTAGATGA